One Raphanus sativus cultivar WK10039 unplaced genomic scaffold, ASM80110v3 Scaffold0223, whole genome shotgun sequence genomic region harbors:
- the LOC108846027 gene encoding cell division cycle 20.2, cofactor of APC complex-like isoform X1, which yields MIAGMKMRKENWDRFIPNRSAMDLEFAQHAIIDALRGDSGGKEEEAAVLLSASKDAYRRGLAEALNLSHRTRILAFRNKPPKKTHHYSPPPPPLQRRHIPLSSWKTLEAPGMVDDFCLNLLDWGSHNVLAIALGYTLYLWDASTNSVSKLVTIEEAKGPITSVSWSPDASLLALGLNFSQVQLWDSSSNRKIKSLKSHSGVGVGSLAWNNNNNILTSGGMDGKIVNTDVRSSHVVSTYRGHTGEVCGLKWSASGNHLASGGTDNLVHVWDASRSSTTQWLHRLEEHTGAVKALAWCPFQSSLLATAGGGVDGTIKFWNTHTGACLNSVNTGSQVCALFWSKRDRELLCSHGNQLALLKYPSLLKIAHLTGHTSPVLYMAQSPDGCTVASASAAGDKSLRFWDVFAMPKKPDHKAPHEPFSHRLSGTPGMTMDWQSTPGSPSSYTVKRILRLEIPVDSYPNFNFVGRLLGPRGNSLKLLQVAVCSSEGKGQSRIRKRYHTILVPMKPLAVSVLLRKMEGSVCTRLNLNL from the exons ATGATTGCAGGTATGAAGATGCGCAAGGAAAACTGGGACAGATTCATTCCCAATAGATCAGCCATGGACTTGGAGTTTGCTCAACATGCCATCATCGATGCCCTAAGAGGAGACAGCGgcggaaaagaagaagaagcggcggtgctgCTTTCAGCCTCCAAAGACGCTTACCGGAGAGGTTTGGCGGAAGCTCTGAATCTCAGCCACCGCACCCGTATTCTCGCCTTCAGGAACAAACCTCCAAAGAAGACACATCATtactctcctcctcctcctcctcttcaacGACGACACATTCCTCTTTCCTCTTGGAAAACGTTGGAGGCTCCTGGGATGGTTGATGACTTCTGCTTAAACCTGCTTGACTGGGGTTCTCACAACGTCTTGGCCATTGCCTTGGGCTACACTCTTTACCTCTGGGATGCTTCTACCAACTCTGTTTCTAAGCTCGTCACCATTGAGGAAGCCAAAGGACCCATCACAAGCGTAAGCTGGTCACCTGATGCTTCTCTCCTTGCTCTTGGCCTCAACTTCTCTCAAGTCCAGCTTTGGGATTCTTCCTCCAACCGCAAGATCAAATCTTTGAAGAGTCACTCTGGAGTCGGAGTCGGATCACTTGCCtggaacaacaacaacaacatcctcACTAGTGGAGGAATGGATGGCAAGATTGTCAACACCGATGTCCGGTCGTCTCATGTTGTCTCTACTTACAGAGGTCACACTGGAGAGGTTTGTGGGCTCAAGTGGTCTGCTTCTGGAAACCACCTTGCTAGTGGTGGCACCGACAATCTTGTACACGTATGGGATGCTTCCAGATCATCAACCACCCAATGGTTGCACAGGCTTGAGGAACATACAGGGGCCGTGAAAGCTCTTGCTTGGTGCCCCTTCCAGTCGAGTTTACTTGCTACTGCTGGTGGTGGAGTAGATGGGACGATCAAGTTCTGGAACACTCACACCGGAGCTTGCTTGAACTCTGTCAACACTGGATCCCAAGTGTGTGCTTTGTTCTGGAGcaagagagacagagagttGCTTTGCTCACATGGCAACCAACTTGCACTTTTGAAGTACCCATCCTTACTGAAAATTGCTCATCTCACTGGCCATACTTCACCCGTTCTCTACATGGCACAGAGTCCTGATGGCTGTACCGTTGCTTCAGCTTCAGCTGCAGGAGACAAGAGTTTGAGGTTCTGGGATGTTTTTGCAATGCCCAAAAAACCTGATCACAAAGCACCCCATGAACCATTTTCTCAC AGACTTAGTGGAACACCTGGAATGACAATGGACTGGCAAAGTACACCAGGAAGCCCTAGCTCATACACCGTGAAAAGGATACTGCGTCTGGAGATCCCAGTAGATAGCTATCCTAAT TTCAATTTTGTTGGTCGACTTCTCGGTCCAAGAGGCAACTCGTTGAAGCTACTACAGGTTGCCGTGTGTTCATCAGAGGGAAAGGGTCAATCAAGGATCCGGAAAAG GTATCACACTATACTCGTCCCAATGAAACCATTAGCTGTAAGTGTACTGTTAAGGAAGATGGAGGGCTCAGTTTGTACAAG GTTGAACTTAAACTTGTAA
- the LOC108846027 gene encoding cell division cycle 20.2, cofactor of APC complex-like isoform X2, whose protein sequence is MIAGMKMRKENWDRFIPNRSAMDLEFAQHAIIDALRGDSGGKEEEAAVLLSASKDAYRRGLAEALNLSHRTRILAFRNKPPKKTHHYSPPPPPLQRRHIPLSSWKTLEAPGMVDDFCLNLLDWGSHNVLAIALGYTLYLWDASTNSVSKLVTIEEAKGPITSVSWSPDASLLALGLNFSQVQLWDSSSNRKIKSLKSHSGVGVGSLAWNNNNNILTSGGMDGKIVNTDVRSSHVVSTYRGHTGEVCGLKWSASGNHLASGGTDNLVHVWDASRSSTTQWLHRLEEHTGAVKALAWCPFQSSLLATAGGGVDGTIKFWNTHTGACLNSVNTGSQVCALFWSKRDRELLCSHGNQLALLKYPSLLKIAHLTGHTSPVLYMAQSPDGCTVASASAAGDKSLRFWDVFAMPKKPDHKAPHEPFSHRLSGTPGMTMDWQSTPGSPSSYTVKRILRLEIPVDSYPNFNFVGRLLGPRGNSLKLLQVAVCSSEGKGQSRIRKR, encoded by the exons ATGATTGCAGGTATGAAGATGCGCAAGGAAAACTGGGACAGATTCATTCCCAATAGATCAGCCATGGACTTGGAGTTTGCTCAACATGCCATCATCGATGCCCTAAGAGGAGACAGCGgcggaaaagaagaagaagcggcggtgctgCTTTCAGCCTCCAAAGACGCTTACCGGAGAGGTTTGGCGGAAGCTCTGAATCTCAGCCACCGCACCCGTATTCTCGCCTTCAGGAACAAACCTCCAAAGAAGACACATCATtactctcctcctcctcctcctcttcaacGACGACACATTCCTCTTTCCTCTTGGAAAACGTTGGAGGCTCCTGGGATGGTTGATGACTTCTGCTTAAACCTGCTTGACTGGGGTTCTCACAACGTCTTGGCCATTGCCTTGGGCTACACTCTTTACCTCTGGGATGCTTCTACCAACTCTGTTTCTAAGCTCGTCACCATTGAGGAAGCCAAAGGACCCATCACAAGCGTAAGCTGGTCACCTGATGCTTCTCTCCTTGCTCTTGGCCTCAACTTCTCTCAAGTCCAGCTTTGGGATTCTTCCTCCAACCGCAAGATCAAATCTTTGAAGAGTCACTCTGGAGTCGGAGTCGGATCACTTGCCtggaacaacaacaacaacatcctcACTAGTGGAGGAATGGATGGCAAGATTGTCAACACCGATGTCCGGTCGTCTCATGTTGTCTCTACTTACAGAGGTCACACTGGAGAGGTTTGTGGGCTCAAGTGGTCTGCTTCTGGAAACCACCTTGCTAGTGGTGGCACCGACAATCTTGTACACGTATGGGATGCTTCCAGATCATCAACCACCCAATGGTTGCACAGGCTTGAGGAACATACAGGGGCCGTGAAAGCTCTTGCTTGGTGCCCCTTCCAGTCGAGTTTACTTGCTACTGCTGGTGGTGGAGTAGATGGGACGATCAAGTTCTGGAACACTCACACCGGAGCTTGCTTGAACTCTGTCAACACTGGATCCCAAGTGTGTGCTTTGTTCTGGAGcaagagagacagagagttGCTTTGCTCACATGGCAACCAACTTGCACTTTTGAAGTACCCATCCTTACTGAAAATTGCTCATCTCACTGGCCATACTTCACCCGTTCTCTACATGGCACAGAGTCCTGATGGCTGTACCGTTGCTTCAGCTTCAGCTGCAGGAGACAAGAGTTTGAGGTTCTGGGATGTTTTTGCAATGCCCAAAAAACCTGATCACAAAGCACCCCATGAACCATTTTCTCAC AGACTTAGTGGAACACCTGGAATGACAATGGACTGGCAAAGTACACCAGGAAGCCCTAGCTCATACACCGTGAAAAGGATACTGCGTCTGGAGATCCCAGTAGATAGCTATCCTAAT TTCAATTTTGTTGGTCGACTTCTCGGTCCAAGAGGCAACTCGTTGAAGCTACTACAGGTTGCCGTGTGTTCATCAGAGGGAAAGGGTCAATCAAGGATCCGGAAAAGGTGA
- the LOC108846027 gene encoding cell division cycle 20.2, cofactor of APC complex-like isoform X3, which translates to MIAGMKMRKENWDRFIPNRSAMDLEFAQHAIIDALRGDSGGKEEEAAVLLSASKDAYRRGLAEALNLSHRTRILAFRNKPPKKTHHYSPPPPPLQRRHIPLSSWKTLEAPGMVDDFCLNLLDWGSHNVLAIALGYTLYLWDASTNSVSKLVTIEEAKGPITSVSWSPDASLLALGLNFSQVQLWDSSSNRKIKSLKSHSGVGVGSLAWNNNNNILTSGGMDGKIVNTDVRSSHVVSTYRGHTGEVCGLKWSASGNHLASGGTDNLVHVWDASRSSTTQWLHRLEEHTGAVKALAWCPFQSSLLATAGGGVDGTIKFWNTHTGACLNSVNTGSQVCALFWSKRDRELLCSHGNQLALLKYPSLLKIAHLTGHTSPVLYMAQSPDGCTVASASAAGDKSLRFWDVFAMPKKPDHKAPHEPFSHQVIYLQELLL; encoded by the exons ATGATTGCAGGTATGAAGATGCGCAAGGAAAACTGGGACAGATTCATTCCCAATAGATCAGCCATGGACTTGGAGTTTGCTCAACATGCCATCATCGATGCCCTAAGAGGAGACAGCGgcggaaaagaagaagaagcggcggtgctgCTTTCAGCCTCCAAAGACGCTTACCGGAGAGGTTTGGCGGAAGCTCTGAATCTCAGCCACCGCACCCGTATTCTCGCCTTCAGGAACAAACCTCCAAAGAAGACACATCATtactctcctcctcctcctcctcttcaacGACGACACATTCCTCTTTCCTCTTGGAAAACGTTGGAGGCTCCTGGGATGGTTGATGACTTCTGCTTAAACCTGCTTGACTGGGGTTCTCACAACGTCTTGGCCATTGCCTTGGGCTACACTCTTTACCTCTGGGATGCTTCTACCAACTCTGTTTCTAAGCTCGTCACCATTGAGGAAGCCAAAGGACCCATCACAAGCGTAAGCTGGTCACCTGATGCTTCTCTCCTTGCTCTTGGCCTCAACTTCTCTCAAGTCCAGCTTTGGGATTCTTCCTCCAACCGCAAGATCAAATCTTTGAAGAGTCACTCTGGAGTCGGAGTCGGATCACTTGCCtggaacaacaacaacaacatcctcACTAGTGGAGGAATGGATGGCAAGATTGTCAACACCGATGTCCGGTCGTCTCATGTTGTCTCTACTTACAGAGGTCACACTGGAGAGGTTTGTGGGCTCAAGTGGTCTGCTTCTGGAAACCACCTTGCTAGTGGTGGCACCGACAATCTTGTACACGTATGGGATGCTTCCAGATCATCAACCACCCAATGGTTGCACAGGCTTGAGGAACATACAGGGGCCGTGAAAGCTCTTGCTTGGTGCCCCTTCCAGTCGAGTTTACTTGCTACTGCTGGTGGTGGAGTAGATGGGACGATCAAGTTCTGGAACACTCACACCGGAGCTTGCTTGAACTCTGTCAACACTGGATCCCAAGTGTGTGCTTTGTTCTGGAGcaagagagacagagagttGCTTTGCTCACATGGCAACCAACTTGCACTTTTGAAGTACCCATCCTTACTGAAAATTGCTCATCTCACTGGCCATACTTCACCCGTTCTCTACATGGCACAGAGTCCTGATGGCTGTACCGTTGCTTCAGCTTCAGCTGCAGGAGACAAGAGTTTGAGGTTCTGGGATGTTTTTGCAATGCCCAAAAAACCTGATCACAAAGCACCCCATGAACCATTTTCTCAC CAAGTAATTTATCTTCAAGAGCTACTACTCTAG
- the LOC108847957 gene encoding protein FAR1-RELATED SEQUENCE 3-like, whose amino-acid sequence MDDDIHLVDPMVNQEMDEIGVAEPCVGMEFDSEKEAKSFYDEYARQLSFTSKLLSLPTDSSSSSSTREFVCSSSSSKRSRRRPAEICDAMLRIELKAHKWVVTKFVKEHSHGLATPNTLHCLRPRRHFASSNVPSGMMYVSMDGGSRAASNSKDPKRSLGRDAHNLLEYFNRMQAENPGFFYAIQLDDDNNQMTNVFWADSRSRIAYTRFGDTVTLDTRYKSSQFLVPFAPFTGVNHHGQAVLFGCALILDESEASFIWLFKTFLTAMRDHPPVSLVTDQDRAIQIAASQVFPGARHCINKWDVLREGQDKLAHVSLAYPSFQVDLYNCINFTETVEEFESSWSSIVDKYDLGRHEWLSSIYNARAQWVPVYFRDSFFAALFPTTQGSFFDGYVNQQTTLPIFFRLYERAMESWFEMEIEADHDTANTPPILKTPSPMESQAANLYTRRIFEKFQAELVETFAYTANRIDDDGTSTTFRVAKFENDNKAYMVSFCYPEMRASCSCQMFEHSGILCRHVLTVFTVTNILTLPPHYILGRWTRNAKSVVEMDERVSDDGLLHRYNHLCREAIKYAEEGAVTPETYNIALGALREGGKKVSAVRKSVGRAAPPSSHGGDAKTSLSASDSTPLLWPRHDEMTRRFNLNDGGARAQSVADLNLPRMAPISLHRDDGAPENMVALPCLKSMTWGMESKNTIPGGRVAVINLKLHDYRKFPSADMEVKFQLSSVTLEPMLRSMAYISEQLSAPANRVAVINLKLQDTETTTGESEVKFQVSRDTLGAMLRSMAYIREQLSIVGELQTEPQGKKQRK is encoded by the exons ATGGATGATGATATACATTTGGTTGACCCAATGGTGAATCAAGAGATGGACGAGATCGGAGTAGCAGAGCCATGTGTTGGGATGGAGTTCGATTCCGAGAAAGAAGCCAAATCTTTCTACGACGAGTACGCCAGGCAGCTCTCTTTCACTTCCAAGCTCCTTTCCCTTCCCACagattcttcctcttcttcttctactcgTGAATTCGTATGTTCTAGTAGCAGCAGCAAAAGGTCGAGACGAAGGCCTGCCGAAATCTGCGATGCTATGCTTAGGATAGAGCTCAAGGCTCACAAATGGGTCGTCACCAAGTTCGTTAAAGAGCATAGCCACGGCTTAGCAACTCCCAACACGCTCCACTGTCTTCGCCCTCGCAGGCATTTCGCCAGCTCTAACGTGCCTAGTGGTATGATGTATGTTTCCATGGACGGCGGGAGTCGTGCTGCTTCTAACTCTAAGGATCCCAAGAGATCCCTCGGACGTGACGCGCATAACCTCTTGGAGTATTTCAACAGGATGCAGGCGGAGAATCCTGGTTTCTTCTACGCTATTCAGCTTGACGATGATAATAATCAGATGACTAATGTCTTCTGGGCTGATTCGAGGTCTAGGATTGCTTATACTCGCTTCGGCGACACGGTTACGCTAGATACGAGGTACAAATCCAGTCAATTTCTTGTTCCTTTTGCGCCCTTTACTGGCGTGAATCATCATGGCCAGGCTGTACTTTTCGGCTGTGCGCTGATTCTTGACGAGTCAGAGGCTTCCTTCATCTGGCTCTTCAAGACTTTTCTAACCGCCATGAGAGATCACCCTCCCGTCTCTTTGGTGACTGATCAAGATAGAGCCATTCAGATCGCTGCTTCTCAGGTTTTTCCTGGTGCTCGTCACTGTATTAATAAGTGGGATGTGCTTAGAGAAGGTCAGGATAAGCTGGCTCATGTCTCTCTCGCCTATCCTAGCTTTCAGGTTGACCTTTACAATTGTATCAACTTCACTGAAACCGTAGAGGAGTTTGAATCGTCTTGGAGTTCCATCGTTGACAAGTATGACTTAGGAAGACATGAATGGCTTTCTTCTATATATAACGCTCGAGCTCAGTGGGTACCTGTTTATTTCCGAGACTCCTTTTTTGCTGCACTCTTCCCTACTACACAAGGCTCTTTTTTTGATGGGTATGTGAATCAGCAGACAACTCTTCCCATCTTCTTTAGGCTCTACGAAAGGGCTATGGAGAGCTGGTTTGAGATGGAGATTGAAGCTGATCATGACACTGCCAACACGCCTCCAATCTTGAAGACTCCATCACCCATGGAGAGCCAGGCTGCAAATCTGTATACACGGAGAATCTTTGAAAAGTTTCAGGCAGAGTTGGTGGAGACGTTTGCTTACACTGCAAACAGAATCGATGATGATGGTACCAGCACCACATTCAGGGTTGCGAAATTTGAAAATGACAACAAAGCTTATATGGTGTCGTTTTGCTACCCGGAGATGAGAGCAAGCTGCAGCTGTCAGATGTTTGAGCATTCCGGGATACTCTGTCGACACGTTCTGACAGTGTTTACCGTCACAAATATACTCACCTTGCCACCGCATTATATTCTGGGAAGGTGGACCAGAAATGCCAAGAGCGTTGTGGAGATGGATGAGCGTGTTAGCGATGATGGCTTGTTACACCGTTACAACCACTTATGTCGCGAGGCCATTAAGTATGCTGAGGAAGGTGCAGTTACACCTGAGACTTATAATATTGCTTTAGGAGCACTCAGAGAAGGTGGAAAGAAGGTTTCAGCTGTCAGGAAAAGCGTTGGCAGAGCTGCACCTCCTAGCTCACACGGTGGTGATGCAAAGACCTCACTATCAGCATCTGACTCAACCCCTCTGCTGTGGCCTCGTCATGATGAAATGACACGCAGATTTAATCTTAACGATGGTGGGGCCAGAGCTCAGTCTGTTGCTGATTTGAATCTGCCGCGTATGGCACCGATATCCCTTCACCGAGATGATGGTGCTCCTGAGAATATG GTAGCTCTTCCTTGTCTTAAGTCAATGACTTGGGGGATGGAGAGTAAGAATACAATCCCGGGTGGTAGAGTTGCAGTTATCAATTTAAAG TTGCACGATTACAGAAAGTTTCCCTCGGCAGATATGGAGGTCAAGTTTCAGCTGTCTAGCGTTACACTTGAACCTATGTTAAGGTCTATGGCTTACATCAGCGAACAACTCTCAGCTCCAGCGAATAGAGTAGCTGTCATCAATTTGAAG CTGCAAGACACTGAGACAACAACAGGAGAATCAGAGGTCAAATTTCAGGTGTCCAGGGATACACTAGGGGCAATGTTGAGATCAATGGCTTATATCCGTGAGCAGCTCTCTATTGTT GGAGAGCTACAGACAGAACCACAAGGGAAGAAGCAACGCAAGTGA